In Camarhynchus parvulus chromosome Z, STF_HiC, whole genome shotgun sequence, a genomic segment contains:
- the FSD1L gene encoding FSD1-like protein isoform X2: MDEERETLQRIVSTLVNKNDEIHNFIDMLNHTISNVQVNSSNAISELDEEFDGLYSVLHEMKGSMANTIQQEEARKIQALQDQLSQCSRALESSEELLELAVQSLDIKNPVELLEASRQIKDSVTVASAFRLSLKPKVSDSMTHMMVDFALEKRMLQAVKFLPVPKAPEIDVAACLVADNCITISWRMPEEDSRIDHFVLEYRKTNFDGLPRLKGEQHWELVDYIKATQYTLSGLRFDTKYMNLRVQACNKAVAGEYSDPVTLETKAFVFSLDSTSSHLNLKVEDTYVEWDPTGGKGQEKIKGKENKNSNTASPKRSTNSPRASARGSRDRFAGESYTVLGDTAVESGQHYWEVRAQKDCKSYSVGVTYRNPGKFDQLGKTNSSWCIHINNWLQTTFSAKHNNKAKTLDIPVPDRIGVYCDFDGGQLSFYNASSKALLHTFRTKFTQPLLPGFMIWCGGLTVTTGLQVPSAVKTLQKSENGLGGSTSSLNNVV, encoded by the exons ATGGACGAGGAGCGG GAGACTCTGCAAAGGATTGTCAGTACTCTAGTGAACAAAAATGATGAAATTCACAACTTCATTGACATGCTGAACCATACAATATCAAATGTTCAG GTAAACTCCTCTAATGCCATCAGCGAGCTGGATGAGGAGTTTGATGGTCTGTATTCTGTCCTACATGAGATGAAGGGGAGCATGGCCAACACTATTCAGCAAGAAGAAGCTCGTAAAATTCAAGCTCTGCAG GATCAGCTGAGCCAGTGCAGTCGTGCCCTGGAGAGCTCAGAAGAGCTGCTGGAACTTGCTGTGCAGTCGCTGGACATAAAGAACCCCGTGGAGCTCTTAGAG GCTTCCAGACAGATCAAAGATAG TGTCACAGTGGCTTCAGCATTCCGCCTCTCTCTGAAACCAAAAGTCAGTGACAGTATGACTCATATGATGGTGGACTTTGCCCTGGAGAAGAGGATGCTCCAAGCTGTGAAGTTTTTGCCAG TCCCTAAAGCTCCAGAGATAGATGTAGCAGCATGTCTGGTTGCTGACAACTGCATAACAATATCGTGGAGAATGCCTGAGGAGGACAGCAGAATTGATCATTTTGTGCTGGAGTATAGGAAAACCAACTTTGATGGGCTCCCTCGACTAAAAGGAGAACAGCATTGGGAGCTGGTTGACTACATTAAAGCTACTCAGTACACATTATCAG GTCTGAGATTTGATACAAAATACATGAACCTTAGAGTACAGGCTTGCAACAAAGCTGTGGCAGGTGAATACTCTGACCCCGTGACTCTGGAAACCAAAG CATTTGTGTTCAGTTTGGACAGTACTTCATCTCATCTGAACTTGAAAGTTGAAGACACCTATGTTGAATGGGATCCTACTGGAGGCAAAGgccaagaaaaaataaaaggaaaggaaaataaaaacag CAACACAGCGTCTCCCAAGAGATCCACTAACAGCCCAAGGGCCTCAGCGAGGGGCAGCCGGGATCGCTTTGCTGGTGAATCCTACACAGTGCTGG GAGACACTGCTGTTGAAAGTGGACAGCATTACTGGGAAGTGAGAGCCCAGAAGGACTGCAAATCCTACAGCGTGGGAGTAACGTACAGAAACCCGGGGAAGTTTGACCAGCTGGGGAAGACTAATTCCAGCTGGTGCATCCATATCAACAACTGGCTGCAAACCACCTTCTCAGCAAAGCATAACAATAAAGCAAAGACTCTAGATATACCTGTCCCAGACAGAATAGGTGTATACTGTGACTTCGATGGAG gtcagctttcattttataaTGCAAGCTCAAAGGCATTGTTACACACCTTCAGAACAAAGTTTACCCAGCCATTGCTACCAGGCTTCATG ATCTGGTGTGGTGGGCTCACAGTGACAACTGGATTGCAGGTGCCAAGTGCTGTGAAAACTCTTCAGAAGAGTGAAAATGGATTGGGTGGTTCAACAAGCAGCCTAAATAATGTTGTCTAG
- the FSD1L gene encoding FSD1-like protein isoform X4, whose translation MDEERETLQRIVSTLVNKNDEIHNFIDMLNHTISNVQVNSSNAISELDEEFDGLYSVLHEMKGSMANTIQQEEARKIQALQDQLSQCSRALESSEELLELAVQSLDIKNPVELLEASRQIKDSVTVASAFRLSLKPKVSDSMTHMMVDFALEKRMLQAVKFLPVPKAPEIDVAACLVADNCITISWRMPEEDSRIDHFVLEYRKTNFDGLPRLKGEQHWELVDYIKATQYTLSGLRFDTKYMNLRVQACNKAVAGEYSDPVTLETKAFVFSLDSTSSHLNLKVEDTYVEWDPTGGKGQEKIKGKENKNSGQNPLLKSNRRSNTASPKRSTNSPRASARGSRDRFAGESYTVLGDTAVESGQHYWEVRAQKDCKSYSVGVTYRNPGKFDQLGKTNSSWCIHINNWLQTTFSAKHNNKAKTLDIPVPDRIGVYCDFDGGQLSFYNASSKALLHTFRTKFTQPLLPGFMIWCGGLTVTTGLQVPSAVKTLQKSENGLGGSTSSLNNVV comes from the exons ATGGACGAGGAGCGG GAGACTCTGCAAAGGATTGTCAGTACTCTAGTGAACAAAAATGATGAAATTCACAACTTCATTGACATGCTGAACCATACAATATCAAATGTTCAG GTAAACTCCTCTAATGCCATCAGCGAGCTGGATGAGGAGTTTGATGGTCTGTATTCTGTCCTACATGAGATGAAGGGGAGCATGGCCAACACTATTCAGCAAGAAGAAGCTCGTAAAATTCAAGCTCTGCAG GATCAGCTGAGCCAGTGCAGTCGTGCCCTGGAGAGCTCAGAAGAGCTGCTGGAACTTGCTGTGCAGTCGCTGGACATAAAGAACCCCGTGGAGCTCTTAGAG GCTTCCAGACAGATCAAAGATAG TGTCACAGTGGCTTCAGCATTCCGCCTCTCTCTGAAACCAAAAGTCAGTGACAGTATGACTCATATGATGGTGGACTTTGCCCTGGAGAAGAGGATGCTCCAAGCTGTGAAGTTTTTGCCAG TCCCTAAAGCTCCAGAGATAGATGTAGCAGCATGTCTGGTTGCTGACAACTGCATAACAATATCGTGGAGAATGCCTGAGGAGGACAGCAGAATTGATCATTTTGTGCTGGAGTATAGGAAAACCAACTTTGATGGGCTCCCTCGACTAAAAGGAGAACAGCATTGGGAGCTGGTTGACTACATTAAAGCTACTCAGTACACATTATCAG GTCTGAGATTTGATACAAAATACATGAACCTTAGAGTACAGGCTTGCAACAAAGCTGTGGCAGGTGAATACTCTGACCCCGTGACTCTGGAAACCAAAG CATTTGTGTTCAGTTTGGACAGTACTTCATCTCATCTGAACTTGAAAGTTGAAGACACCTATGTTGAATGGGATCCTACTGGAGGCAAAGgccaagaaaaaataaaaggaaaggaaaataaaaacag TGGCCAGAATCCTCTGCTGAAGAGCAATAGAAG AAGCAACACAGCGTCTCCCAAGAGATCCACTAACAGCCCAAGGGCCTCAGCGAGGGGCAGCCGGGATCGCTTTGCTGGTGAATCCTACACAGTGCTGG GAGACACTGCTGTTGAAAGTGGACAGCATTACTGGGAAGTGAGAGCCCAGAAGGACTGCAAATCCTACAGCGTGGGAGTAACGTACAGAAACCCGGGGAAGTTTGACCAGCTGGGGAAGACTAATTCCAGCTGGTGCATCCATATCAACAACTGGCTGCAAACCACCTTCTCAGCAAAGCATAACAATAAAGCAAAGACTCTAGATATACCTGTCCCAGACAGAATAGGTGTATACTGTGACTTCGATGGAG gtcagctttcattttataaTGCAAGCTCAAAGGCATTGTTACACACCTTCAGAACAAAGTTTACCCAGCCATTGCTACCAGGCTTCATG ATCTGGTGTGGTGGGCTCACAGTGACAACTGGATTGCAGGTGCCAAGTGCTGTGAAAACTCTTCAGAAGAGTGAAAATGGATTGGGTGGTTCAACAAGCAGCCTAAATAATGTTGTCTAG
- the FSD1L gene encoding FSD1-like protein isoform X1: protein MDEERETLQRIVSTLVNKNDEIHNFIDMLNHTISNVQVNSSNAISELDEEFDGLYSVLHEMKGSMANTIQQEEARKIQALQDQLSQCSRALESSEELLELAVQSLDIKNPVELLEASRQIKDSVTVASAFRLSLKPKVSDSMTHMMVDFALEKRMLQAVKFLPVPKAPEIDVAACLVADNCITISWRMPEEDSRIDHFVLEYRKTNFDGLPRLKGEQHWELVDYIKATQYTLSGLRFDTKYMNLRVQACNKAVAGEYSDPVTLETKAFVFSLDSTSSHLNLKVEDTYVEWDPTGGKGQEKIKGKENKNRSNTASPKRSTNSPRASARGSRDRFAGESYTVLGDTAVESGQHYWEVRAQKDCKSYSVGVTYRNPGKFDQLGKTNSSWCIHINNWLQTTFSAKHNNKAKTLDIPVPDRIGVYCDFDGGQLSFYNASSKALLHTFRTKFTQPLLPGFMIWCGGLTVTTGLQVPSAVKTLQKSENGLGGSTSSLNNVV, encoded by the exons ATGGACGAGGAGCGG GAGACTCTGCAAAGGATTGTCAGTACTCTAGTGAACAAAAATGATGAAATTCACAACTTCATTGACATGCTGAACCATACAATATCAAATGTTCAG GTAAACTCCTCTAATGCCATCAGCGAGCTGGATGAGGAGTTTGATGGTCTGTATTCTGTCCTACATGAGATGAAGGGGAGCATGGCCAACACTATTCAGCAAGAAGAAGCTCGTAAAATTCAAGCTCTGCAG GATCAGCTGAGCCAGTGCAGTCGTGCCCTGGAGAGCTCAGAAGAGCTGCTGGAACTTGCTGTGCAGTCGCTGGACATAAAGAACCCCGTGGAGCTCTTAGAG GCTTCCAGACAGATCAAAGATAG TGTCACAGTGGCTTCAGCATTCCGCCTCTCTCTGAAACCAAAAGTCAGTGACAGTATGACTCATATGATGGTGGACTTTGCCCTGGAGAAGAGGATGCTCCAAGCTGTGAAGTTTTTGCCAG TCCCTAAAGCTCCAGAGATAGATGTAGCAGCATGTCTGGTTGCTGACAACTGCATAACAATATCGTGGAGAATGCCTGAGGAGGACAGCAGAATTGATCATTTTGTGCTGGAGTATAGGAAAACCAACTTTGATGGGCTCCCTCGACTAAAAGGAGAACAGCATTGGGAGCTGGTTGACTACATTAAAGCTACTCAGTACACATTATCAG GTCTGAGATTTGATACAAAATACATGAACCTTAGAGTACAGGCTTGCAACAAAGCTGTGGCAGGTGAATACTCTGACCCCGTGACTCTGGAAACCAAAG CATTTGTGTTCAGTTTGGACAGTACTTCATCTCATCTGAACTTGAAAGTTGAAGACACCTATGTTGAATGGGATCCTACTGGAGGCAAAGgccaagaaaaaataaaaggaaaggaaaataaaaacag AAGCAACACAGCGTCTCCCAAGAGATCCACTAACAGCCCAAGGGCCTCAGCGAGGGGCAGCCGGGATCGCTTTGCTGGTGAATCCTACACAGTGCTGG GAGACACTGCTGTTGAAAGTGGACAGCATTACTGGGAAGTGAGAGCCCAGAAGGACTGCAAATCCTACAGCGTGGGAGTAACGTACAGAAACCCGGGGAAGTTTGACCAGCTGGGGAAGACTAATTCCAGCTGGTGCATCCATATCAACAACTGGCTGCAAACCACCTTCTCAGCAAAGCATAACAATAAAGCAAAGACTCTAGATATACCTGTCCCAGACAGAATAGGTGTATACTGTGACTTCGATGGAG gtcagctttcattttataaTGCAAGCTCAAAGGCATTGTTACACACCTTCAGAACAAAGTTTACCCAGCCATTGCTACCAGGCTTCATG ATCTGGTGTGGTGGGCTCACAGTGACAACTGGATTGCAGGTGCCAAGTGCTGTGAAAACTCTTCAGAAGAGTGAAAATGGATTGGGTGGTTCAACAAGCAGCCTAAATAATGTTGTCTAG
- the FSD1L gene encoding FSD1-like protein isoform X3, whose protein sequence is MDEERVNSSNAISELDEEFDGLYSVLHEMKGSMANTIQQEEARKIQALQDQLSQCSRALESSEELLELAVQSLDIKNPVELLEASRQIKDSVTVASAFRLSLKPKVSDSMTHMMVDFALEKRMLQAVKFLPVPKAPEIDVAACLVADNCITISWRMPEEDSRIDHFVLEYRKTNFDGLPRLKGEQHWELVDYIKATQYTLSGLRFDTKYMNLRVQACNKAVAGEYSDPVTLETKAFVFSLDSTSSHLNLKVEDTYVEWDPTGGKGQEKIKGKENKNRSNTASPKRSTNSPRASARGSRDRFAGESYTVLGDTAVESGQHYWEVRAQKDCKSYSVGVTYRNPGKFDQLGKTNSSWCIHINNWLQTTFSAKHNNKAKTLDIPVPDRIGVYCDFDGGQLSFYNASSKALLHTFRTKFTQPLLPGFMIWCGGLTVTTGLQVPSAVKTLQKSENGLGGSTSSLNNVV, encoded by the exons ATGGACGAGGAGCGG GTAAACTCCTCTAATGCCATCAGCGAGCTGGATGAGGAGTTTGATGGTCTGTATTCTGTCCTACATGAGATGAAGGGGAGCATGGCCAACACTATTCAGCAAGAAGAAGCTCGTAAAATTCAAGCTCTGCAG GATCAGCTGAGCCAGTGCAGTCGTGCCCTGGAGAGCTCAGAAGAGCTGCTGGAACTTGCTGTGCAGTCGCTGGACATAAAGAACCCCGTGGAGCTCTTAGAG GCTTCCAGACAGATCAAAGATAG TGTCACAGTGGCTTCAGCATTCCGCCTCTCTCTGAAACCAAAAGTCAGTGACAGTATGACTCATATGATGGTGGACTTTGCCCTGGAGAAGAGGATGCTCCAAGCTGTGAAGTTTTTGCCAG TCCCTAAAGCTCCAGAGATAGATGTAGCAGCATGTCTGGTTGCTGACAACTGCATAACAATATCGTGGAGAATGCCTGAGGAGGACAGCAGAATTGATCATTTTGTGCTGGAGTATAGGAAAACCAACTTTGATGGGCTCCCTCGACTAAAAGGAGAACAGCATTGGGAGCTGGTTGACTACATTAAAGCTACTCAGTACACATTATCAG GTCTGAGATTTGATACAAAATACATGAACCTTAGAGTACAGGCTTGCAACAAAGCTGTGGCAGGTGAATACTCTGACCCCGTGACTCTGGAAACCAAAG CATTTGTGTTCAGTTTGGACAGTACTTCATCTCATCTGAACTTGAAAGTTGAAGACACCTATGTTGAATGGGATCCTACTGGAGGCAAAGgccaagaaaaaataaaaggaaaggaaaataaaaacag AAGCAACACAGCGTCTCCCAAGAGATCCACTAACAGCCCAAGGGCCTCAGCGAGGGGCAGCCGGGATCGCTTTGCTGGTGAATCCTACACAGTGCTGG GAGACACTGCTGTTGAAAGTGGACAGCATTACTGGGAAGTGAGAGCCCAGAAGGACTGCAAATCCTACAGCGTGGGAGTAACGTACAGAAACCCGGGGAAGTTTGACCAGCTGGGGAAGACTAATTCCAGCTGGTGCATCCATATCAACAACTGGCTGCAAACCACCTTCTCAGCAAAGCATAACAATAAAGCAAAGACTCTAGATATACCTGTCCCAGACAGAATAGGTGTATACTGTGACTTCGATGGAG gtcagctttcattttataaTGCAAGCTCAAAGGCATTGTTACACACCTTCAGAACAAAGTTTACCCAGCCATTGCTACCAGGCTTCATG ATCTGGTGTGGTGGGCTCACAGTGACAACTGGATTGCAGGTGCCAAGTGCTGTGAAAACTCTTCAGAAGAGTGAAAATGGATTGGGTGGTTCAACAAGCAGCCTAAATAATGTTGTCTAG